In Caldicellulosiruptor morganii, the following proteins share a genomic window:
- the purE gene encoding 5-(carboxyamino)imidazole ribonucleotide mutase, with product MKKPLVGIIMGSDSDLPVMKEAAKVLEDFGVEYEMTIVSAHRTPERMFKYAKEAEARGIEVIVAGAGGAAHLPGMVASISNLPVIGVPVKTSSLNGLDSLLSIVQMPAGVPVATVAINNAKNAGILAAEILGIKYPEIRKKIAEYKEKMRNEVEQKAKDLEDAGYEEYLKRKQNG from the coding sequence ATGAAAAAGCCACTTGTTGGAATAATTATGGGAAGCGACTCAGATTTGCCTGTTATGAAAGAGGCAGCAAAGGTTTTAGAGGATTTTGGAGTTGAGTATGAGATGACAATTGTCTCTGCTCACAGAACACCTGAGAGGATGTTCAAATATGCAAAGGAGGCAGAGGCAAGGGGAATTGAGGTGATTGTGGCTGGTGCTGGCGGTGCTGCACATCTTCCTGGAATGGTTGCTTCAATTTCGAACTTACCAGTTATTGGAGTTCCAGTAAAGACTTCTTCTTTGAATGGGCTTGATTCTCTTTTATCGATTGTCCAGATGCCGGCGGGTGTTCCTGTTGCAACAGTTGCAATCAACAATGCTAAAAATGCCGGGATTCTGGCTGCTGAGATTCTTGGGATAAAGTATCCTGAGATAAGAAAGAAAATAGCTGAGTATAAAGAAAAGATGAGAAATGAGGTTGAGCAAAAGGCAAAGGATCTGGAGGATGCAGGGTATGAAGAGTATCTCAAAAGGAAACAAAATGGATAG
- a CDS encoding 5-(carboxyamino)imidazole ribonucleotide synthase, with protein sequence MDKKVFGYPLKKIGIIGGGQLGKMLSQKAKQMGFYVISLDPSAECPAASVSDEIIVSDFYNPEKLKELVKKSDVTTYEIEHINTAALKELYNKGYNILPSPYCLEIIQDKLRQKQVLKEAGLPVPKFEKVESFDISFFESFGFPLVQKATKGGYDGRGVVVIKDSRSMDKILKTESYVEKFVDVEKELAVIVARNQKGDVVSYPVVEMVFDEAANILDMLIVPARVEKDIEDEAKKIAIKAVETLQSVGVFGVELFLTKDRKILINEIAPRPHNSGHYTIEACITSQFEQHLRAICGLPLGSTKLLSPAVMINLLGEEGYRGTPLIEGLEEALSIEGVSFHFYGKKLTAPFRKMGHVTVVDNDQERAIEKARKVKEILKIKSEVKIG encoded by the coding sequence ATGGACAAAAAAGTTTTTGGATATCCTCTTAAAAAAATAGGTATAATTGGCGGTGGACAGCTTGGAAAAATGCTCTCTCAAAAAGCAAAACAAATGGGATTTTATGTTATCTCTTTGGACCCGAGCGCCGAGTGCCCTGCAGCGTCAGTTTCTGACGAAATCATTGTAAGTGATTTTTACAATCCAGAAAAATTAAAAGAGCTTGTTAAAAAAAGCGATGTTACAACTTATGAAATTGAGCATATTAACACAGCAGCTTTGAAAGAGCTTTACAACAAAGGATACAATATTCTGCCATCTCCATATTGCTTAGAAATAATCCAGGACAAATTGAGGCAAAAACAGGTATTGAAAGAAGCTGGTCTTCCTGTTCCAAAGTTTGAGAAAGTAGAGAGCTTTGATATATCTTTTTTTGAAAGCTTTGGTTTCCCGCTTGTTCAAAAAGCCACAAAAGGTGGGTATGATGGCAGGGGAGTTGTGGTTATAAAAGACAGCCGCAGCATGGACAAAATTCTCAAAACAGAATCCTATGTAGAGAAGTTTGTAGATGTAGAAAAGGAGCTTGCAGTAATTGTTGCAAGAAACCAGAAAGGAGATGTAGTTTCATATCCGGTTGTAGAAATGGTTTTTGATGAGGCTGCAAACATTCTTGATATGCTCATTGTACCGGCAAGAGTTGAAAAGGATATAGAGGATGAAGCAAAGAAGATAGCAATCAAGGCGGTTGAAACACTCCAGAGTGTTGGCGTGTTTGGAGTTGAGCTTTTTTTGACAAAGGACAGAAAAATTTTAATAAACGAGATTGCTCCAAGACCTCATAACTCAGGCCACTATACCATAGAAGCATGTATAACAAGTCAGTTTGAACAGCACCTTCGAGCAATCTGTGGTTTGCCGCTTGGCTCTACAAAGCTTTTATCTCCTGCTGTGATGATAAATCTTTTGGGTGAGGAAGGATATAGAGGAACACCTCTAATAGAAGGCTTGGAAGAGGCACTTTCAATAGAAGGGGTATCATTTCACTTTTATGGCAAAAAATTAACTGCACCTTTCAGAAAAATGGGGCATGTGACAGTAGTTGACAATGACCAGGAAAGAGCTATAGAAAAGGCAAGGAAGGTAAAGGAAATATTGAAAATAAAATCGGAGGTGAAAATTGGATGA
- a CDS encoding DUF4914 family protein, translated as MNRLLNLKVKDEVFDILNNCKRITMPEKRFDFVDLSLGGKDNMTFEVKYEVEGKGEVVEAVVTRCKNGIVVNYPDVYMRRRDPDSLIIGDEGETDKPRYKDIYGDNFEELRKETFEWLKKQELIVYGFYAGGKEHGYPAIVIAPVNAAFFGFALADIQGFIPRSEFEKIEVFEPKAVIYVAPPFRHTHFNGKQVVVHNRVNGVHEIFSYNLYPGPSAKKGVYGVLLNIGEMEGWVAAHASTVRIVTPYDNVITIMHEGASGGGKSEMCQQMHREKDNRVLLGENIITKERIYLEIKESCEIHPVTDDIALVHPSLQKGSKMVVKDAEQGWFVRLDNIPHYGTDPQLERLCIHPPEPLIFLNLEGVPGSTCLIWEHTMDEPGKPCPNPRVILPRRFIPNIVDEPVEVDIRSFGIRTPPCTKSKPTYGIVGIFHLLPPALAWLWRLVSPRGHANPSITQAEALSSEGVGSYWPFATGLMVKQANLLLEQILQFTRTQYILIPNQYIGAYKVGFMPQWITREYLAKRGNVRLRPDQLKPAKLPILGYALEYMKVEGTYIPKFLLQVDLQPEVGEEGYMEGAKILTDFFKKEIVKFKTLDLHPLGRQIIECCLDDGSLEDYVSLIK; from the coding sequence ATGAATAGGTTATTAAACTTAAAGGTAAAAGATGAAGTTTTTGATATTTTAAATAATTGCAAGAGGATAACCATGCCTGAAAAGAGATTTGATTTTGTTGACCTGTCACTTGGTGGAAAAGACAATATGACTTTTGAGGTCAAATACGAGGTTGAAGGCAAGGGTGAAGTAGTTGAGGCAGTTGTTACAAGGTGCAAAAATGGTATTGTTGTTAATTATCCGGACGTATACATGAGACGAAGAGACCCTGATAGTTTAATTATTGGTGATGAAGGCGAGACTGATAAGCCAAGGTATAAGGATATCTACGGAGATAACTTTGAAGAGCTCAGGAAAGAAACATTTGAATGGTTAAAGAAACAGGAACTAATTGTATATGGTTTTTATGCTGGTGGAAAAGAGCACGGTTATCCTGCGATTGTAATAGCACCTGTTAATGCTGCATTTTTTGGTTTTGCACTTGCCGATATTCAGGGCTTTATTCCCAGAAGTGAGTTTGAGAAAATAGAGGTTTTTGAACCAAAAGCTGTAATTTATGTTGCTCCACCATTCAGACATACACATTTTAACGGCAAACAAGTAGTGGTTCACAATAGGGTAAACGGTGTTCATGAGATATTTTCGTATAATCTATATCCGGGACCAAGTGCTAAAAAGGGTGTATATGGTGTACTTCTTAACATTGGCGAGATGGAAGGCTGGGTGGCTGCGCACGCCTCAACTGTCAGAATTGTAACACCATATGACAATGTCATAACAATCATGCACGAGGGAGCAAGTGGTGGCGGCAAAAGCGAGATGTGCCAGCAGATGCACAGAGAAAAAGACAACAGGGTTCTTTTGGGCGAAAACATTATTACAAAAGAGAGAATATACCTTGAGATAAAAGAGTCGTGTGAAATTCATCCTGTTACAGATGACATAGCCCTTGTACATCCAAGCCTTCAAAAAGGTTCAAAAATGGTTGTAAAAGATGCAGAACAGGGCTGGTTTGTACGACTTGACAATATTCCGCATTATGGTACAGATCCACAATTAGAAAGACTTTGCATTCATCCGCCAGAACCTCTTATTTTCTTGAACTTAGAGGGTGTACCGGGTTCAACCTGCCTCATTTGGGAGCATACTATGGATGAACCGGGCAAACCCTGCCCCAATCCAAGGGTGATTCTTCCTCGCAGGTTCATACCTAACATTGTAGATGAACCTGTTGAGGTTGACATACGAAGTTTTGGCATAAGAACACCACCTTGCACAAAGTCAAAACCCACATATGGAATAGTGGGCATATTTCACCTTCTACCACCTGCACTGGCATGGCTATGGAGGCTTGTCAGCCCCCGTGGCCATGCCAACCCAAGCATAACACAGGCTGAAGCTTTGAGCTCTGAAGGTGTTGGTTCTTACTGGCCATTTGCAACAGGACTTATGGTAAAGCAGGCAAACCTTCTTTTAGAGCAGATACTGCAGTTTACAAGAACTCAGTATATTCTCATTCCAAATCAATACATTGGTGCATATAAAGTTGGTTTTATGCCTCAATGGATTACAAGAGAGTATTTAGCAAAAAGAGGAAATGTGAGACTGAGACCTGACCAGTTAAAACCAGCAAAACTACCGATTTTAGGTTATGCCCTTGAGTACATGAAGGTTGAAGGGACATATATTCCAAAGTTTTTACTTCAGGTTGATCTTCAGCCGGAAGTGGGTGAAGAAGGATATATGGAAGGTGCAAAGATTTTGACAGATTTCTTCAAGAAAGAAATTGTCAAATTCAAAACGCTGGATTTGCATCCTCTTGGCAGACAAATTATAGAGTGTTGTTTGGATGATGGAAGCTTAGAAGATTATGTTTCGTTGATAAAGTAG
- a CDS encoding DUF2294 domain-containing protein, protein MTKGQIEAKISEVVSKFEMEYVGRGPKQIKTIITEDIIVIRLVGFLSPTEKKLAQTKEGVELIKKVRSTLFESAKDELGKLIKEVIDVDIAGIYSDVNTTNGEKVIVVTLNENLEKRLK, encoded by the coding sequence ATGACAAAAGGGCAGATAGAGGCAAAAATCAGTGAAGTTGTCAGCAAGTTTGAGATGGAGTATGTGGGCAGAGGTCCTAAACAGATAAAGACAATAATTACAGAAGATATAATAGTTATAAGGCTTGTTGGTTTTTTAAGTCCTACTGAAAAGAAGCTTGCCCAGACGAAAGAGGGAGTTGAGCTTATCAAGAAGGTAAGATCAACTTTATTTGAAAGTGCAAAAGATGAGTTGGGAAAACTTATAAAAGAAGTTATAGATGTGGATATTGCGGGAATATACTCTGATGTGAATACTACAAACGGAGAAAAGGTAATAGTTGTAACTTTGAATGAAAACTTGGAAAAGCGCTTGAAATAG
- a CDS encoding RNA-guided endonuclease InsQ/TnpB family protein, which produces MDKTYILPVPNEYQNLAKELSMQSGKIYSKAVSFLKKMNRKGLRIKQKTFYKYMEWWIHQKSFILHSQSKQAAYQQAWTNYTATLRKIKKAKKKNKNASKIRLPYRNKKYNKVCFKNSAINLEGDNLILVNMKGAERIVIDGVRLGIKPKYAELLYHADKGKYYVHVVVEIAGRKKDRGQKGNVLAIDPGVIHPMVCFDGKKVALYNGGVLNSILRYRNKKLAELQSKLSRCKKGSKRWVKLQRAKKKLLGRLSNQIRDVLGKYTSHLIGYCVKNGITTIVMGEVKGIRDSKKNSNKVASQKVHQWLFRKISMMIEQKAEFAGIEVVYVKENMTSQTCPVCGSKNKPLDRNYECKSCGFRYHRDGVGAINIYRKYTGIKSLVVGLLACPVGVRYTSHLRCPVE; this is translated from the coding sequence ATGGATAAGACATATATTCTGCCAGTTCCAAATGAATATCAGAATTTAGCAAAAGAGCTTTCAATGCAGTCAGGGAAAATCTACTCCAAAGCTGTAAGTTTTCTTAAGAAGATGAACAGGAAAGGACTAAGGATAAAGCAAAAGACGTTCTATAAGTACATGGAGTGGTGGATACACCAGAAGAGTTTTATATTGCACAGTCAGAGCAAGCAGGCGGCATACCAGCAGGCATGGACAAACTACACTGCTACATTGCGAAAAATCAAAAAGGCAAAAAAGAAAAATAAAAATGCTTCAAAGATTAGACTACCGTACAGGAACAAGAAATACAACAAGGTGTGTTTTAAAAACTCAGCAATTAATCTGGAAGGGGACAATTTAATTCTGGTAAACATGAAAGGTGCAGAGAGGATAGTTATAGATGGTGTAAGACTTGGTATAAAACCCAAGTATGCAGAGCTACTTTATCATGCAGATAAAGGCAAATACTATGTTCATGTAGTTGTTGAAATTGCAGGAAGGAAAAAGGATAGAGGACAAAAAGGTAATGTGCTGGCAATAGACCCTGGAGTAATACACCCGATGGTATGTTTTGATGGTAAGAAGGTAGCCTTGTACAATGGAGGGGTTTTAAACTCCATTTTGCGATACAGGAACAAGAAACTTGCAGAGTTGCAGAGTAAGTTATCAAGATGTAAGAAAGGTTCAAAGAGGTGGGTAAAACTCCAAAGAGCAAAGAAAAAACTATTGGGAAGACTTTCAAACCAAATAAGAGATGTGTTGGGAAAATATACATCTCATCTTATTGGGTACTGTGTAAAAAATGGTATCACAACAATAGTTATGGGTGAGGTAAAAGGCATAAGGGATAGCAAGAAAAATAGCAATAAAGTGGCAAGTCAGAAAGTACACCAATGGTTGTTCAGAAAAATAAGCATGATGATAGAACAGAAAGCTGAATTTGCAGGTATAGAGGTTGTATATGTGAAAGAGAACATGACATCGCAAACCTGTCCTGTGTGTGGTAGTAAGAACAAGCCATTGGATAGAAACTATGAATGCAAGAGTTGTGGGTTTAGGTATCACAGGGATGGAGTAGGAGCGATAAACATCTACAGAAAGTATACAGGGATAAAATCTCTGGTAGTAGGGCTGTTGGCCTGCCCCGTGGGTGTGAGATACACCTCACACCTGCGTTGCCCGGTAGAATGA
- a CDS encoding ATP-binding protein, with protein MVRKIIKIDEEKCNGCGLCVNACHEGAIELVNGKARLVSEEYCDGLGNCLPVCPTGAIEIIEADVKPFNEKAVEERIQQTKHKKEISCMCPGSQERIIEKKETAASSQVVKPSVQDVQDLSELINWPVQLALVNPYAKFFEGSHLLIAADCVAYAYASFHKDFMKGKITIIGCPKLDDIDYYYEKILEIILNHDIKSITVVKMEVPCCTGIANIVKKAMIQAQKIVPYSEVTITTDGGIKD; from the coding sequence ATGGTAAGAAAGATAATCAAGATTGATGAAGAAAAGTGCAATGGTTGCGGGCTGTGTGTAAACGCCTGCCATGAGGGTGCAATTGAGCTTGTAAATGGCAAGGCAAGACTTGTGAGTGAAGAGTACTGTGACGGACTTGGAAACTGTCTTCCAGTCTGTCCAACAGGGGCAATCGAGATAATTGAGGCAGATGTAAAACCTTTTAATGAAAAGGCTGTAGAAGAGAGAATTCAACAAACTAAACACAAGAAAGAAATTTCATGTATGTGTCCGGGTTCTCAGGAGAGGATAATTGAGAAAAAAGAAACTGCTGCATCTTCTCAAGTTGTAAAACCTTCGGTGCAGGATGTGCAAGACTTATCTGAGCTTATTAACTGGCCAGTGCAGCTTGCTCTTGTTAATCCATATGCTAAGTTTTTCGAAGGTAGCCATCTTCTCATTGCAGCTGATTGTGTTGCATATGCATATGCTTCTTTTCACAAAGATTTTATGAAAGGGAAAATCACAATCATAGGGTGTCCAAAGCTTGATGATATTGATTACTACTATGAAAAGATTTTGGAGATAATTCTGAACCATGATATTAAGAGCATAACAGTTGTCAAAATGGAAGTGCCATGCTGCACCGGTATTGCAAATATAGTTAAAAAGGCTATGATTCAGGCACAAAAGATTGTGCCTTATTCAGAGGTTACAATTACCACCGATGGTGGTATAAAAGATTAA
- a CDS encoding Crp/Fnr family transcriptional regulator: MNYSKLSETKLFRGIEKSSIERLLSDCNVVQKSFEKDEIIVFEGDECTSIGIILEGLVDIKKVLSSGKEYTITTLYPGDTFGEAVIFSSSNTFPAMVIAKCRTVILFLSKESIINLSKKSERFLYNFLNILSDRILLLNSKLKESTFITLRQKICNFLLEEYKKQKSFKIKLPLSKYELAEKFNVQRPSLSRELIKMREEGLIDFWGKEIWIKNLEKIEDYLFESS; this comes from the coding sequence ATGAACTATTCAAAGCTATCCGAAACAAAATTATTCAGGGGAATTGAAAAAAGTAGTATTGAGAGGCTTTTGAGCGATTGCAATGTAGTTCAAAAGAGTTTTGAAAAAGATGAGATAATCGTATTTGAAGGAGATGAGTGCACGTCAATAGGAATAATACTTGAAGGATTGGTGGACATCAAAAAAGTTTTATCTTCCGGCAAGGAATATACAATAACAACTCTGTATCCTGGAGACACATTTGGTGAAGCTGTAATATTTTCCTCTTCAAATACCTTTCCGGCAATGGTCATTGCAAAGTGCAGAACTGTTATTTTATTTCTGTCAAAAGAATCGATTATCAACTTAAGCAAAAAAAGTGAAAGGTTTTTGTATAATTTCCTGAACATACTGTCAGATAGAATTCTGCTTCTTAACTCAAAGCTAAAAGAATCAACATTTATAACCCTGCGTCAAAAGATATGCAATTTTTTGCTTGAAGAGTACAAAAAGCAAAAAAGCTTTAAGATAAAGCTTCCACTTTCAAAGTATGAACTTGCAGAAAAGTTTAACGTGCAAAGACCTTCTTTGTCAAGAGAGCTGATAAAAATGAGAGAAGAGGGACTTATAGATTTTTGGGGAAAGGAAATCTGGATTAAAAATTTAGAGAAGATTGAAGATTACCTGTTTGAAAGTAGTTAA
- the ftsY gene encoding signal recognition particle-docking protein FtsY, which translates to MGFFDRLKEGLSKTKKNFTEKVESLLKSFKQVDDELFDELEEILVLSDVGVKTSQKIIENLKERVKREKISDSQAVKELLKDEMFSIINLPNRLKEKYPLIILMVGVNGVGKTTSIGKIANLLKSNDRKVIIAAADTFRAAAIDQLEIWARKVGCDIIKHTEGADPAAVVFDGIQAMRARKADVLIVDTAGRLHTKKNLIEELKKIDRVINQQMPEAEKETLLVIDATTGQNGLVQAKEFNQAVNISGIVLTKLDGTAKGGIVVSICDELKIPVKFIGVGEKIDDLQMFEPKEFIDALFE; encoded by the coding sequence ATGGGCTTTTTTGATAGATTGAAAGAAGGGCTTTCAAAGACAAAGAAGAACTTTACTGAAAAGGTTGAAAGTCTTTTAAAAAGCTTCAAACAGGTGGATGACGAGTTATTTGATGAGCTTGAAGAGATTTTGGTGCTGTCTGATGTGGGTGTGAAGACATCTCAAAAAATCATAGAAAACCTGAAGGAAAGGGTAAAAAGAGAAAAAATTTCAGATAGTCAGGCTGTTAAAGAACTTTTGAAGGATGAGATGTTCAGCATTATAAATCTGCCAAACAGGCTCAAAGAAAAGTATCCGCTGATAATTCTCATGGTGGGAGTAAATGGAGTGGGGAAAACAACCTCAATTGGCAAGATAGCAAATTTGCTGAAGTCAAATGACAGAAAAGTAATAATTGCTGCTGCGGACACATTCAGGGCGGCTGCAATTGACCAGCTTGAGATCTGGGCAAGAAAAGTGGGCTGTGATATTATAAAGCATACCGAGGGTGCTGACCCTGCAGCAGTTGTATTTGATGGCATTCAGGCAATGAGAGCAAGGAAAGCGGATGTTTTGATAGTTGACACGGCAGGGCGGCTTCATACAAAGAAAAACTTAATTGAGGAGCTTAAAAAGATTGACCGTGTGATAAATCAGCAGATGCCAGAGGCTGAAAAGGAAACGCTACTTGTGATTGATGCCACAACCGGTCAAAATGGTCTTGTTCAAGCAAAGGAATTTAACCAGGCAGTTAATATTTCAGGGATTGTACTAACTAAACTTGATGGTACAGCAAAAGGTGGGATAGTGGTTTCTATTTGCGATGAACTAAAGATTCCTGTGAAGTTTATTGGAGTTGGTGAAAAGATAGATGACCTTCAGATGTTTGAACCAAAGGAGTTTATTGATGCGCTTTTTGAATAA